In one Lolium rigidum isolate FL_2022 chromosome 3, APGP_CSIRO_Lrig_0.1, whole genome shotgun sequence genomic region, the following are encoded:
- the LOC124703378 gene encoding serine/threonine-protein kinase ATG1t-like isoform X2: protein MAGRSTEEAPATVSGYELRERLGGRPPFTSVWRAVLLSTGAPAAVKQVRLAGLPGRLRDSLDCELRFLAAVSHPNIVRLLEVIQVQPSLAPNYVICLLLPIGLVFILSQTQGCLYLVMELCEGGDLASYIERSGRVEERVARNFMRQIGSGLQVLRRHHVVHRDLKPENILLSCPGSDAILKISDFGLSRVLHPGEYADTACGTRLYMAPEVMLFQKYDDKVDLWSIGAILFELLNGYPPFHGRSNVQCINRTSSLPFSELVTPSLHPDSIDICTRLLRTNPVERLSLQDFINHGFLRPQMPQ from the exons atGGCAGGGAGGAGTACGGAGGAGGCGCCGGCGACGGTGAGCGGCTACGAGCTGCGGGAGCGCCTGGGCGGGAGGCCCCCGTTCACGTCCGTGTGGCGCGCGGTCCTGCTGTCGACCGGCGCCCCCGCGGCGGTGAAGCAGGTGCGGCTCGCCGGTCTCCCCGGCCGCCTCCGGGACAGCCTCGACTGCGAGCTCCGCTTCCTCGCTGCCGTCAGCCACCCCAACATCGTCCGCCTCCTCGAAGTCATCCAGGTACAGCCTTCCCTTGCCCCTAATTATGTCATCTGTCTTCTCCTACCAATCGGATTGGTGTTCATTTTGTCTCAGACCCAGGGTTGCCTCTACCTCGTCATGGAACTGTGCGAGGGAGGAGACCTGGCGAGCTACATCGAGCGGAGCGGCAGGGTGGAGGAGCGCGTGGCCAGAAATTTCATGAGACAAATCG GATCTGGTTTGCAAGTGCTCCGCAGGCACCATGTCGTCCACCGGGACTTGAAACCTGAG AATATCCTACTCTCTTGTCCTGGCAGCGATGCGATACTCAAGATATCTGATTTCGGCCTCTCCAG GGTTCTTCATCCTGGGGAATATGCAGACACAGCATGTGGCACTCGTTTGTACATGGCACCAGAAGTCATGCTGTTTCAGAAGTATGATGACAAG GTAGACTTGTGGAGTATCGGTGCGATCCTCTTCGAGCTCTTGAATGGTTACCCGCCGTTCCATGGTAGAAGCAATGTGCAG TGCATAAACAGAACTAGCTCTCTGCCATTCTCGGAACTCGTCACCCCCAGCCTGCATCCTGACTCTATCGACATATGCACCAGACTACTACGCACAAATCCAG TTGAGCGGCTGTCCTTGCAAGATTTCATCAACCACGGCTTCCTCAGGCCACAAATGCCACAGTGA
- the LOC124703378 gene encoding serine/threonine-protein kinase ATG1t-like isoform X1: MAGRSTEEAPATVSGYELRERLGGRPPFTSVWRAVLLSTGAPAAVKQVRLAGLPGRLRDSLDCELRFLAAVSHPNIVRLLEVIQVQPSLAPNYVICLLLPIGLVFILSQTQGCLYLVMELCEGGDLASYIERSGRVEERVARNFMRQIGSGLQVLRRHHVVHRDLKPENILLSCPGSDAILKISDFGLSRVLHPGEYADTACGTRLYMAPEVMLFQKYDDKVDLWSIGAILFELLNGYPPFHGRSNVQLLQCINRTSSLPFSELVTPSLHPDSIDICTRLLRTNPVERLSLQDFINHGFLRPQMPQ, translated from the exons atGGCAGGGAGGAGTACGGAGGAGGCGCCGGCGACGGTGAGCGGCTACGAGCTGCGGGAGCGCCTGGGCGGGAGGCCCCCGTTCACGTCCGTGTGGCGCGCGGTCCTGCTGTCGACCGGCGCCCCCGCGGCGGTGAAGCAGGTGCGGCTCGCCGGTCTCCCCGGCCGCCTCCGGGACAGCCTCGACTGCGAGCTCCGCTTCCTCGCTGCCGTCAGCCACCCCAACATCGTCCGCCTCCTCGAAGTCATCCAGGTACAGCCTTCCCTTGCCCCTAATTATGTCATCTGTCTTCTCCTACCAATCGGATTGGTGTTCATTTTGTCTCAGACCCAGGGTTGCCTCTACCTCGTCATGGAACTGTGCGAGGGAGGAGACCTGGCGAGCTACATCGAGCGGAGCGGCAGGGTGGAGGAGCGCGTGGCCAGAAATTTCATGAGACAAATCG GATCTGGTTTGCAAGTGCTCCGCAGGCACCATGTCGTCCACCGGGACTTGAAACCTGAG AATATCCTACTCTCTTGTCCTGGCAGCGATGCGATACTCAAGATATCTGATTTCGGCCTCTCCAG GGTTCTTCATCCTGGGGAATATGCAGACACAGCATGTGGCACTCGTTTGTACATGGCACCAGAAGTCATGCTGTTTCAGAAGTATGATGACAAG GTAGACTTGTGGAGTATCGGTGCGATCCTCTTCGAGCTCTTGAATGGTTACCCGCCGTTCCATGGTAGAAGCAATGTGCAG TTGCTTCAGTGCATAAACAGAACTAGCTCTCTGCCATTCTCGGAACTCGTCACCCCCAGCCTGCATCCTGACTCTATCGACATATGCACCAGACTACTACGCACAAATCCAG TTGAGCGGCTGTCCTTGCAAGATTTCATCAACCACGGCTTCCTCAGGCCACAAATGCCACAGTGA
- the LOC124703378 gene encoding serine/threonine-protein kinase ATG1t-like isoform X3, which translates to MAGRSTEEAPATVSGYELRERLGGRPPFTSVWRAVLLSTGAPAAVKQVRLAGLPGRLRDSLDCELRFLAAVSHPNIVRLLEVIQTQGCLYLVMELCEGGDLASYIERSGRVEERVARNFMRQIGSGLQVLRRHHVVHRDLKPENILLSCPGSDAILKISDFGLSRVLHPGEYADTACGTRLYMAPEVMLFQKYDDKVDLWSIGAILFELLNGYPPFHGRSNVQLLQCINRTSSLPFSELVTPSLHPDSIDICTRLLRTNPVERLSLQDFINHGFLRPQMPQ; encoded by the exons atGGCAGGGAGGAGTACGGAGGAGGCGCCGGCGACGGTGAGCGGCTACGAGCTGCGGGAGCGCCTGGGCGGGAGGCCCCCGTTCACGTCCGTGTGGCGCGCGGTCCTGCTGTCGACCGGCGCCCCCGCGGCGGTGAAGCAGGTGCGGCTCGCCGGTCTCCCCGGCCGCCTCCGGGACAGCCTCGACTGCGAGCTCCGCTTCCTCGCTGCCGTCAGCCACCCCAACATCGTCCGCCTCCTCGAAGTCATCCAG ACCCAGGGTTGCCTCTACCTCGTCATGGAACTGTGCGAGGGAGGAGACCTGGCGAGCTACATCGAGCGGAGCGGCAGGGTGGAGGAGCGCGTGGCCAGAAATTTCATGAGACAAATCG GATCTGGTTTGCAAGTGCTCCGCAGGCACCATGTCGTCCACCGGGACTTGAAACCTGAG AATATCCTACTCTCTTGTCCTGGCAGCGATGCGATACTCAAGATATCTGATTTCGGCCTCTCCAG GGTTCTTCATCCTGGGGAATATGCAGACACAGCATGTGGCACTCGTTTGTACATGGCACCAGAAGTCATGCTGTTTCAGAAGTATGATGACAAG GTAGACTTGTGGAGTATCGGTGCGATCCTCTTCGAGCTCTTGAATGGTTACCCGCCGTTCCATGGTAGAAGCAATGTGCAG TTGCTTCAGTGCATAAACAGAACTAGCTCTCTGCCATTCTCGGAACTCGTCACCCCCAGCCTGCATCCTGACTCTATCGACATATGCACCAGACTACTACGCACAAATCCAG TTGAGCGGCTGTCCTTGCAAGATTTCATCAACCACGGCTTCCTCAGGCCACAAATGCCACAGTGA
- the LOC124703378 gene encoding serine/threonine-protein kinase ATG1t-like isoform X4 → MAGRSTEEAPATVSGYELRERLGGRPPFTSVWRAVLLSTGAPAAVKQVRLAGLPGRLRDSLDCELRFLAAVSHPNIVRLLEVIQVQPSLAPNYVICLLLPIGLVFILSQTQGCLYLVMELCEGGDLASYIERSGRVEERVARNFMRQIGSGLQVLRRHHVVHRDLKPENILLSCPGSDAILKISDFGLSRVLHPGEYADTACGTRLYMAPEVMLFQKYDDKVDLWSIGAILFELLNGYPPFHGRSNVQN, encoded by the exons atGGCAGGGAGGAGTACGGAGGAGGCGCCGGCGACGGTGAGCGGCTACGAGCTGCGGGAGCGCCTGGGCGGGAGGCCCCCGTTCACGTCCGTGTGGCGCGCGGTCCTGCTGTCGACCGGCGCCCCCGCGGCGGTGAAGCAGGTGCGGCTCGCCGGTCTCCCCGGCCGCCTCCGGGACAGCCTCGACTGCGAGCTCCGCTTCCTCGCTGCCGTCAGCCACCCCAACATCGTCCGCCTCCTCGAAGTCATCCAGGTACAGCCTTCCCTTGCCCCTAATTATGTCATCTGTCTTCTCCTACCAATCGGATTGGTGTTCATTTTGTCTCAGACCCAGGGTTGCCTCTACCTCGTCATGGAACTGTGCGAGGGAGGAGACCTGGCGAGCTACATCGAGCGGAGCGGCAGGGTGGAGGAGCGCGTGGCCAGAAATTTCATGAGACAAATCG GATCTGGTTTGCAAGTGCTCCGCAGGCACCATGTCGTCCACCGGGACTTGAAACCTGAG AATATCCTACTCTCTTGTCCTGGCAGCGATGCGATACTCAAGATATCTGATTTCGGCCTCTCCAG GGTTCTTCATCCTGGGGAATATGCAGACACAGCATGTGGCACTCGTTTGTACATGGCACCAGAAGTCATGCTGTTTCAGAAGTATGATGACAAG GTAGACTTGTGGAGTATCGGTGCGATCCTCTTCGAGCTCTTGAATGGTTACCCGCCGTTCCATGGTAGAAGCAATGTGCAG AACTAG